A single window of Marinobacter sp. LA51 DNA harbors:
- a CDS encoding amino acid ABC transporter ATP-binding protein encodes MTDIVQMKGMNKYFGSLHVLKDIDLTVAKGEVVVIIGASGSGKSTLIRCVNGLEEFESGHLTVDGHPLAPKSGNPKSLAEIRKEVGMVFQQFNLFPHLTVKRNIMLAPKKVKDTSETVAAATAERLLNRVGIGNQADKFPSQLSGGQQQRVAIARALAMEPRLMLFDEPTSALDPEMIGEVLDVMRELAKEGMTMMVVTHEMGFAREVADRVIYIHEGQIVEQGKPDDVFDNPQNERTQAFLSRVLAH; translated from the coding sequence ATGACTGATATCGTACAAATGAAGGGCATGAACAAGTACTTCGGCAGCCTGCATGTCCTGAAAGACATCGACCTGACCGTTGCCAAAGGTGAAGTGGTGGTGATCATCGGGGCCAGTGGCTCCGGTAAGTCCACCCTGATCCGCTGCGTTAACGGCCTGGAAGAGTTTGAATCCGGCCACCTGACGGTGGACGGGCACCCGCTTGCACCCAAGAGCGGCAATCCGAAAAGCCTGGCCGAAATCCGCAAGGAAGTCGGCATGGTGTTCCAGCAGTTCAACCTGTTCCCGCACCTGACCGTGAAAAGGAACATCATGCTGGCGCCGAAGAAGGTCAAGGACACCTCGGAAACTGTGGCAGCTGCCACAGCCGAGCGACTGCTGAACCGGGTCGGCATTGGCAACCAGGCCGACAAGTTCCCAAGCCAACTGTCCGGCGGCCAGCAACAGCGCGTCGCCATCGCCCGCGCCCTGGCCATGGAACCACGGCTGATGCTGTTCGATGAGCCCACCTCGGCACTTGACCCGGAAATGATCGGTGAAGTGTTGGACGTTATGCGTGAGCTGGCCAAGGAGGGCATGACCATGATGGTGGTTACCCACGAAATGGGTTTTGCCCGGGAAGTGGCCGACCGCGTGATTTACATCCACGAAGGCCAGATTGTGGAACAGGGCAAGCCGGACGATGTGTTCGACAACCCCCAGAACGAACGCACCCAGGCGTTCCTGTCGCGGGTGCTGGCGCACTGA
- the metK gene encoding methionine adenosyltransferase → MSDYSIFTSESVSEGHPDKLADQISDAVLDAILTDDPHARVACETMVKTGVAIVGGEITTNAWVDLEDLVRGVIKDIGYTSSKVGYDGDTCGVINIIGKQSVDIAQGVDRKKPEEQGAGDQGLMFGYASNETSVLMPAPITFAHRLVERQAEARKSGLLPWLRPDAKSQVTCSYENGRVTGIDAVVLSTQHDEDVSQADLKEAVMELVVKHTLPAELLHKDTQFHINPTGKFVIGGPVGDCGLTGRKIIVDTYGGMARHGGGAFSGKDPSKVDRSAAYAGRYVAKNIVAAGLADKCEIQVSYAIGVAQPTSISLNTFGTGKISDDKIIQLVREHFDLRPYAITNMLDLLHPMYRATAAYGHFGREPYEMTVGGKTFTAFPWEKTDRAAALKDASGI, encoded by the coding sequence ATGTCTGACTACAGCATCTTCACGTCCGAGTCGGTTTCCGAAGGCCATCCGGACAAACTGGCCGACCAGATCTCCGACGCGGTACTGGACGCCATCCTGACCGACGACCCGCACGCCCGGGTTGCGTGCGAAACCATGGTCAAAACCGGCGTGGCCATTGTTGGCGGTGAGATCACCACCAACGCGTGGGTGGATCTTGAAGACCTGGTTCGTGGCGTTATCAAGGACATTGGCTACACCTCCTCCAAAGTGGGCTACGACGGTGACACCTGCGGCGTCATCAACATTATCGGCAAGCAATCGGTGGACATCGCCCAGGGCGTTGACCGTAAGAAGCCGGAAGAACAGGGCGCCGGCGACCAGGGCCTGATGTTCGGCTACGCCAGCAACGAAACCAGCGTGCTGATGCCGGCACCGATCACCTTTGCTCACCGCCTGGTGGAGCGTCAGGCCGAGGCGCGCAAGAGCGGCCTGCTGCCGTGGCTGCGCCCGGACGCCAAGAGCCAGGTTACCTGCAGCTATGAGAATGGCCGGGTAACGGGCATCGATGCCGTGGTTCTGTCCACCCAGCACGACGAAGACGTCAGCCAGGCGGATCTGAAAGAAGCAGTGATGGAGCTGGTGGTAAAGCACACCCTGCCGGCCGAACTGCTGCACAAGGACACCCAGTTCCACATTAACCCGACCGGCAAGTTCGTGATTGGTGGCCCAGTGGGCGACTGTGGCCTGACTGGCCGCAAGATCATTGTCGACACGTACGGCGGCATGGCCCGTCACGGTGGTGGTGCTTTCTCCGGCAAGGATCCGTCCAAGGTTGACCGTTCCGCCGCCTACGCTGGCCGATATGTCGCCAAGAACATCGTAGCCGCCGGCCTGGCCGACAAGTGTGAAATCCAGGTGTCCTACGCCATCGGTGTGGCACAGCCTACTTCTATCTCCCTGAACACCTTTGGTACCGGCAAGATCAGCGACGACAAGATCATTCAGCTGGTGCGCGAGCACTTTGACCTGCGCCCCTATGCGATCACCAACATGCTGGATCTGCTGCACCCGATGTACCGCGCTACCGCGGCCTACGGCCACTTTGGTCGCGAGCCATACGAGATGACCGTGGGCGGCAAAACCTTTACCGCGTTCCCGTGGGAGAAAACCGACCGCGCGGCTGCACTGAAAGACGCCTCAGGTATCTAA
- a CDS encoding transporter substrate-binding domain-containing protein produces MSTKWLKTISASLALTVAAGTASAETLRVVTDPSFVPFEMMDQKTGEMIGFDMEIIREVGKRAGFEIDLNTMDFNGIIPALQTGNVDIAIAGITITEEREQIVDFSDPYYDSGLRILVREGEEGIKALEDLEGKKIGTKIGSTSYDYLIKNIEQDDGVTPYPGSSDMYMALMSRAIDVVFYDAPNVGYFARTKGEGKVKTVGQLYEGQQYGIALKDGSEWVDEVNAALASMKEDGTYKTIYEKWFGPMPEGM; encoded by the coding sequence ATGAGCACTAAATGGCTGAAAACGATTAGCGCTAGCCTGGCACTTACTGTTGCCGCTGGGACCGCCAGCGCAGAGACCCTGCGCGTAGTGACCGACCCCAGCTTCGTTCCGTTTGAAATGATGGATCAGAAAACCGGTGAGATGATCGGTTTCGATATGGAAATTATCCGCGAAGTGGGCAAGCGTGCCGGCTTTGAAATCGATCTGAACACCATGGATTTCAATGGCATCATCCCCGCCCTGCAAACCGGCAACGTTGACATTGCCATCGCCGGCATCACCATCACCGAAGAGCGCGAGCAGATCGTCGATTTCTCCGACCCGTACTACGACTCCGGTCTCCGCATCCTGGTCCGCGAAGGTGAAGAAGGCATCAAGGCCCTCGAAGACCTCGAAGGCAAGAAGATCGGCACCAAGATCGGCTCCACCAGCTACGACTACCTGATCAAGAACATTGAGCAGGACGATGGTGTAACGCCCTATCCCGGCAGCTCCGACATGTACATGGCGCTGATGTCCCGCGCCATTGATGTGGTGTTCTACGACGCACCGAACGTCGGCTACTTTGCTCGCACCAAGGGTGAAGGCAAAGTTAAGACGGTTGGCCAGCTGTACGAAGGCCAGCAGTACGGCATCGCGCTCAAAGACGGCAGCGAGTGGGTGGACGAAGTGAACGCCGCTCTGGCTTCCATGAAGGAAGACGGCACCTACAAGACCATTTACGAAAAATGGTTTGGCCCGATGCCGGAAGGCATGTAA
- the ahcY gene encoding adenosylhomocysteinase, protein MSTPAEQLKNFDDYKVRDISLADWGRKEIKIAEGEMPALIALREKYKTEQPLKGANIMGCIHMTIQTAVLIETLIELGADVRWSSCNIFSTQDQAAAAIAAQGIPVFAWKGETDEEYDWCLERTVGADVDGWQPNMILDDGGDLTALLHEKYPEILANCHGVTEETTTGVHRLQEMLREGTLKVPAINVNDAVTKSKNDNKYGCRHSLNDAIKRATDHLLAGKKALVIGYGDVGKGSAASLRQEGMIVKVTEADPICAMQACMDGFEVVSPYLNGVNTGTEAAVDKALLQNTDLLVTTTGNMNVCDSHTLKALKSGAVVCNIGHFDNEIDTAYMRKNWEWDEVKPQVHVVYRDKAANDHLILLSEGRLVNLGNATGHPSRIMDGSFANQVLAQIYLFERKFADLPEDAREKGVYVQVLPKHLDEEVARAMVEGFGGVITKMTPEQAKYIGVPVEGPYKPESYKY, encoded by the coding sequence ATGAGCACTCCCGCAGAACAACTGAAGAATTTTGACGACTACAAAGTCCGTGATATTTCCCTGGCCGACTGGGGCCGTAAGGAAATCAAGATTGCCGAAGGCGAGATGCCAGCCTTGATCGCCCTACGCGAGAAGTACAAAACCGAGCAGCCGCTGAAAGGCGCCAACATCATGGGCTGCATCCACATGACCATCCAGACCGCCGTGCTGATCGAGACCCTGATTGAGCTGGGCGCGGATGTTCGCTGGTCTTCGTGCAACATCTTCTCCACCCAGGACCAGGCTGCTGCAGCCATCGCTGCCCAGGGCATTCCGGTCTTTGCCTGGAAAGGCGAAACCGATGAAGAATACGACTGGTGCCTCGAGCGCACTGTCGGTGCTGACGTGGATGGCTGGCAGCCGAACATGATCCTGGACGACGGTGGCGACCTGACTGCCCTGCTCCACGAGAAATACCCGGAAATCCTGGCCAACTGCCACGGCGTAACCGAAGAAACCACCACCGGTGTGCACCGCCTGCAGGAAATGCTGCGCGAAGGCACCCTGAAAGTGCCGGCCATCAACGTCAACGATGCCGTTACCAAATCAAAGAACGACAACAAGTACGGTTGCCGTCACAGCCTGAACGACGCCATCAAGCGTGCTACCGACCATCTGCTGGCGGGCAAGAAAGCACTGGTGATTGGTTACGGCGACGTGGGCAAGGGCTCTGCCGCTTCCCTGCGCCAGGAAGGCATGATCGTGAAGGTCACCGAAGCGGACCCAATCTGCGCCATGCAAGCCTGTATGGATGGTTTTGAAGTAGTGTCGCCGTATCTGAACGGTGTTAACACCGGCACCGAAGCCGCTGTCGACAAAGCACTGCTGCAGAACACCGACCTGCTGGTCACCACCACCGGCAACATGAACGTGTGCGATTCGCACACGCTCAAGGCCCTGAAGTCTGGCGCTGTGGTGTGCAACATCGGTCACTTCGACAACGAGATCGATACCGCCTACATGCGCAAGAACTGGGAATGGGATGAAGTGAAGCCGCAGGTACACGTGGTGTATCGCGACAAGGCCGCCAACGACCACCTGATCCTGCTGTCCGAAGGGCGCCTGGTGAACCTGGGCAACGCCACCGGTCACCCGTCACGGATCATGGACGGCTCGTTCGCCAACCAGGTCCTGGCCCAGATCTACCTGTTCGAGCGCAAGTTTGCGGACCTGCCGGAAGATGCCCGCGAAAAAGGTGTGTATGTGCAGGTTCTGCCCAAGCACCTGGACGAAGAAGTGGCTCGCGCCATGGTCGAAGGCTTTGGTGGTGTGATCACCAAGATGACCCCGGAGCAGGCCAAATACATCGGTGTACCGGTCGAAGGCCCGTACAAGCCAGAAAGCTACAAGTACTGA
- the metF gene encoding methylenetetrahydrofolate reductase [NAD(P)H] has product MESQKQFKRRFSFEFFPPKTDQGKEKLQTVRNKLAEVDPDFFSVTFGAGGSTRDRTIETVLNLHKQGISTAPHLSCVGGTRQEIGELLDVYKENGINRIVALRGDMPSGMGAAGELRYANELVEFIREHSGDTFNLEVAAYPEFHPQARSAEDDLQNFARKVKAGANSAITQYFFNADSYFYLIDRLEKMDVTIPVVPGIMPIINFSNLVRFSDMCGAEIPRWIRKQLEAYGDDSDSIRKFGEEVVTEMCEKLLKAGAPGLHFYTLNQAEPSLSIWKNLGISEQEKISF; this is encoded by the coding sequence ATGGAAAGTCAGAAACAGTTCAAGCGTCGCTTCAGTTTCGAGTTCTTCCCGCCCAAGACCGACCAGGGCAAGGAAAAACTCCAGACTGTGCGCAACAAGCTGGCCGAGGTGGATCCGGATTTCTTTTCGGTCACCTTCGGTGCCGGCGGCTCCACCCGGGATCGCACTATTGAAACCGTGCTCAACCTGCACAAGCAGGGCATTTCCACAGCCCCCCACCTTTCCTGCGTAGGGGGCACCCGCCAGGAAATCGGCGAACTGCTGGATGTGTACAAGGAAAACGGTATCAACCGCATCGTTGCCCTCCGGGGCGACATGCCCTCGGGCATGGGGGCGGCCGGTGAGCTACGCTACGCCAATGAACTGGTGGAGTTTATCCGCGAGCACAGCGGCGACACCTTCAACCTGGAGGTGGCCGCCTACCCGGAGTTTCACCCTCAGGCCCGCAGTGCCGAAGATGACCTGCAGAACTTTGCCCGCAAGGTGAAGGCTGGCGCTAACAGCGCCATCACGCAGTACTTCTTCAATGCGGACAGTTACTTCTACCTGATCGACCGTCTGGAGAAGATGGACGTCACCATTCCGGTGGTGCCGGGCATCATGCCCATCATCAACTTCTCCAACCTGGTACGGTTCTCGGACATGTGCGGTGCCGAAATCCCGCGTTGGATCCGCAAGCAGCTCGAAGCTTACGGTGATGACAGCGACAGCATCCGCAAGTTCGGCGAAGAAGTTGTAACCGAGATGTGTGAAAAGCTGCTCAAGGCCGGCGCGCCGGGGCTGCATTTCTACACCCTGAACCAGGCCGAGCCCAGCCTCAGCATCTGGAAGAACCTCGGGATCAGCGAGCAGGAAAAAATCTCCTTCTGA
- a CDS encoding DUF2505 domain-containing protein — translation MELELTHPYEAGLNDVLGTFFSRDRILEKNTREGSRNVKVRELSLDEASARIVIEREVTSSTDVPSILASFHREWNEVSQDEHWFRKSQDEWHCEFRVRIDGVPAKIRGMMKLKGDSQSCTNQVSLKVRSDLPLIGKKIAKFLAEDSRIKIEEEYQATRRLLQQQD, via the coding sequence ATGGAGCTTGAGCTGACACACCCGTACGAGGCGGGTTTGAACGACGTGCTGGGCACGTTTTTCAGTCGGGACCGGATTCTGGAGAAGAACACGCGGGAAGGGTCTCGCAACGTGAAGGTCCGGGAGCTGAGTCTTGATGAAGCCTCGGCGAGAATAGTCATCGAACGGGAGGTCACAAGTTCCACCGACGTACCATCGATCCTGGCCAGTTTCCATCGGGAGTGGAACGAGGTCAGCCAGGATGAGCACTGGTTCCGAAAGAGCCAAGACGAGTGGCATTGCGAGTTCCGGGTCCGTATCGACGGTGTTCCGGCCAAGATTCGGGGCATGATGAAGCTGAAGGGTGACAGCCAGTCCTGCACCAATCAGGTCAGTCTGAAGGTGCGCAGTGATTTACCGCTGATCGGTAAGAAAATTGCCAAATTCCTGGCTGAGGATTCCCGTATCAAGATTGAGGAGGAGTACCAGGCCACGCGCCGCCTGCTGCAGCAGCAGGATTGA
- a CDS encoding amino acid ABC transporter permease, whose product MEFQFQFDWQAAIDSIPFLLEGIPYTLLISFGGLLIGFALGIFFGLLSINKKWFLRWPATAYIEIFRGTPILVQVLFIFYGLPDLIGGPIEPLTAGIAAIALNSGAYISEVVRGGVQSIDKGQTEAGLSLGLSRTQTFWSIVWPQAFRRMIPPLGNQAIVSIKDTSLFSVIGVGELVRQGQIYIANTFTAFEVYFVVAIMYLAITLSLSLILRLVERRGLASV is encoded by the coding sequence GTGGAATTTCAGTTTCAGTTCGACTGGCAAGCTGCCATCGACTCCATCCCTTTTCTTCTTGAGGGTATCCCCTACACCCTGTTGATCTCGTTTGGCGGCCTGCTGATTGGCTTCGCCCTGGGCATCTTTTTTGGCCTGCTGAGCATCAACAAAAAATGGTTCCTGCGCTGGCCCGCCACGGCCTACATCGAAATTTTCCGTGGCACGCCAATTCTGGTGCAGGTGCTGTTCATCTTCTACGGCCTGCCCGACCTCATCGGCGGCCCGATCGAGCCCCTGACTGCGGGTATCGCAGCAATTGCCCTGAACTCCGGTGCCTACATTTCGGAAGTGGTGCGCGGTGGCGTGCAGTCCATCGATAAGGGCCAGACCGAAGCCGGCCTGTCGCTTGGCCTGTCCCGTACCCAGACCTTCTGGTCTATCGTTTGGCCCCAGGCCTTCCGCCGCATGATTCCGCCACTGGGCAACCAGGCCATCGTCAGCATCAAGGACACCTCACTGTTCTCAGTCATTGGTGTCGGCGAACTGGTACGCCAGGGCCAGATTTACATTGCCAACACCTTCACGGCATTTGAAGTGTATTTCGTGGTCGCGATCATGTATCTCGCCATCACCCTGTCGCTATCCCTGATCCTGCGCCTTGTTGAGCGGCGTGGACTGGCCTCTGTCTGA
- a CDS encoding adenosylmethionine--8-amino-7-oxononanoate transaminase, producing the protein MRNADLVARGLKSVWHPCTQMKDHETLPLVPIKRGEGVWLEDFENNRYIDAVSSWWVNLFGHANPRINAAIQEQIGQLEHVILAGFTHEPVVNLSERLIEVTPEGLNKCFYADNGSSAIEAALKMSFHYWKNHGKPGKKNFVNLSNSYHGETLGALALGDVALYKDTYQPLLMEVLTAPSPDAFNKEAGETDEAYALRQFEAMEQLLAEKHDEICAVVVEPLIQCAGGMRMHHPIYHTKLREACDRYGVHLIADEIAVGFGRTGTLFACEQSGITPDFMCLSKGLTAGYLPLSVVLTTDNVYNAFYDDYETLKAFLHSHSYTGNPIGCAVALATLDIFRDDNVIEHNRRLSACMAESVAHLADHPNVGDIRQHGMTLAVEMVKDKASKTPFAWQERRGVRVYQHSLTREALLRPLGNVVYFMPPYVITEDQIRHLAQVATEGIDIAVRD; encoded by the coding sequence ATGCGCAACGCCGATCTCGTCGCCCGCGGCCTCAAGTCCGTGTGGCACCCGTGCACCCAGATGAAAGACCATGAAACCCTGCCGTTGGTCCCCATCAAACGGGGCGAAGGCGTCTGGCTGGAAGATTTTGAGAACAACCGCTACATCGACGCGGTCAGCTCCTGGTGGGTCAACCTGTTCGGCCACGCCAACCCGCGCATCAACGCCGCCATTCAGGAACAGATTGGTCAGCTGGAGCACGTGATCCTCGCGGGCTTCACCCACGAGCCAGTGGTGAATCTTTCGGAGCGGCTAATTGAAGTGACCCCTGAAGGCCTGAACAAGTGCTTCTACGCCGACAACGGCTCGTCTGCCATTGAGGCAGCGCTGAAGATGAGCTTCCACTACTGGAAGAATCACGGCAAACCAGGCAAGAAAAACTTCGTCAACCTGAGCAACAGCTACCACGGCGAAACCCTGGGCGCGCTGGCACTGGGCGACGTGGCGCTGTACAAGGACACCTACCAGCCGTTGCTGATGGAAGTGCTGACCGCACCCTCACCGGATGCCTTCAACAAGGAAGCCGGTGAAACCGACGAAGCCTACGCCCTGCGCCAGTTCGAAGCCATGGAGCAGTTGCTGGCCGAGAAGCACGACGAGATCTGCGCGGTGGTGGTGGAACCGCTAATCCAGTGCGCCGGCGGCATGCGCATGCACCACCCGATCTACCACACCAAACTGCGCGAAGCCTGCGACCGCTACGGCGTTCACCTGATCGCCGACGAAATCGCCGTCGGCTTCGGCCGCACCGGCACCCTGTTCGCCTGTGAGCAGTCCGGGATTACACCAGATTTCATGTGCCTGTCGAAAGGCCTGACCGCTGGCTACCTGCCACTGTCAGTAGTGCTGACTACCGATAACGTCTACAACGCCTTCTACGACGACTACGAAACCCTGAAAGCTTTCCTACATTCACACAGCTACACCGGCAACCCGATTGGCTGTGCCGTGGCACTGGCCACCCTGGACATCTTCCGGGACGACAACGTGATTGAGCACAATCGCCGGCTTTCCGCCTGCATGGCCGAATCGGTAGCGCACCTGGCCGACCACCCTAACGTGGGCGACATCCGCCAGCACGGCATGACCCTGGCGGTGGAAATGGTGAAGGACAAAGCCTCGAAAACCCCTTTCGCCTGGCAGGAACGACGCGGCGTGCGGGTATATCAGCATTCACTGACCCGTGAAGCCTTGCTTCGCCCCCTGGGTAATGTGGTTTACTTCATGCCGCCTTACGTCATCACCGAAGACCAGATTCGCCATCTGGCCCAGGTCGCGACCGAGGGCATCGATATCGCCGTTAGGGACTGA
- a CDS encoding 16S rRNA (uracil(1498)-N(3))-methyltransferase produces the protein MRIPRIYTDSPLSDGVTTDLDDNAAQHVGRVLRMQPGQELRLFNGDGQDYPATITTAGKKQVEVLVGAPEANATESPLEIVLGQTLSKGDRMDYAVQKAVEMGVTRIVPLTTERCEVKLKGDREDKRLRHWQSVAVSAAEQCGRARVPEILPVMTVQQWLEHSRDCDARLVLHHRTEQSLSAMAKPGRIALMIGPEGGLSADEITLAEQDGFLPVALGPRVLRTETAPVAAMALCQWLWGDVGSEA, from the coding sequence ATGCGCATCCCCAGAATCTATACCGACTCGCCACTCAGTGACGGCGTGACAACTGACCTGGACGACAACGCCGCCCAGCACGTTGGAAGGGTGCTGCGCATGCAGCCAGGCCAGGAATTGCGCCTGTTCAACGGCGACGGTCAAGACTACCCCGCCACCATCACCACCGCCGGCAAGAAACAGGTGGAAGTGCTGGTTGGCGCGCCCGAGGCCAACGCCACCGAATCCCCCCTGGAAATCGTACTCGGCCAGACCCTCTCCAAGGGCGACCGCATGGATTATGCGGTGCAGAAAGCCGTGGAAATGGGCGTTACCCGCATTGTGCCCCTGACCACCGAACGCTGTGAGGTAAAACTCAAAGGCGACCGGGAAGACAAGCGCCTGCGCCACTGGCAATCAGTGGCCGTCAGCGCGGCCGAACAATGCGGCCGCGCCCGGGTGCCTGAGATCCTGCCGGTAATGACGGTTCAACAGTGGCTGGAACACAGCCGCGACTGCGACGCCCGGCTGGTTTTGCATCACCGCACCGAACAATCCCTGAGCGCCATGGCCAAGCCCGGCCGCATTGCCCTGATGATCGGCCCGGAAGGCGGTCTGTCCGCGGATGAAATCACCCTCGCCGAGCAAGACGGTTTCCTGCCCGTGGCCCTCGGCCCCCGTGTTTTGCGCACCGAAACCGCCCCCGTTGCCGCTATGGCCCTATGCCAGTGGTTGTGGGGCGATGTTGGAAGCGAAGCCTGA